A DNA window from Borrelia sp. HM contains the following coding sequences:
- a CDS encoding response regulator, translating into MIQKTTIATDSLSKPRGINYDTGLPFNVLIVDDSVFTVKQLTQIFTSEGFNVIDTAADGEEAVIKYKNHYPNIDVVTLDITMPRMDGITCLSNIMEFDANAKIIMISALGKEQLVKDCLIKGAKTFIVKPLDRAKVLQRVMSVFVK; encoded by the coding sequence ATGATTCAGAAAACTACAATTGCTACGGATTCTTTATCTAAGCCAAGAGGGATTAATTATGATACAGGACTCCCTTTTAATGTTTTAATTGTTGATGATTCAGTTTTTACTGTAAAGCAGCTTACACAAATTTTTACTTCTGAAGGGTTTAATGTTATTGATACTGCTGCTGATGGTGAGGAGGCTGTGATTAAGTATAAAAATCACTACCCTAACATTGATGTTGTTACTCTTGATATTACTATGCCTAGAATGGATGGGATCACTTGTCTTTCTAATATTATGGAATTTGATGCAAATGCCAAAATCATAATGATTTCTGCTTTGGGGAAAGAGCAGTTGGTTAAGGATTGTTTGATTAAAGGTGCAAAGACTTTTATTGTAAAGCCTCTTGATAGAGCCAAGGTTCTTCAAAGAGTTATGTCT